The sequence below is a genomic window from Pleurocapsa sp. PCC 7327.
TACCGATTGGGAAGCGATGCCAGATGAGGAAGTGTTGGCAGCGGCTAAGTCAGCTAGGGCGGATTTGGGGTTTTGATATTTTAAAGAACCACATCATATTCGTATTTGTCTCCAATTGGAGACAAAATTTCTAATACTGCCGCTAGATAGGACAACTTATATCTGGCACCAGAACCAGTAAACATTAAAATCTCGCCAAGAAATCAATTTCTTGGCTAACAGCATAAGTCCATTTTAATGGACTGAAAGCCTTATCTAGTCATCATTTAGTCCTAGAGGCGAGGACTTTTGCGATCGAGCTTGGGAATTCATTCCCTTGTTGAGTGAAGCGTAGGTGCAAGATCTGAGATAACCGAACTTCTCGAATTTCCTCAATCTTGGCTTCGATCGCAACTTAAGTAATAACTTTTAAATCAATCAAGTATCTACAGGAGGCTTGGTTTTTCCACTGATTACTGCTCTCCTCCTCATCCAAACTGCTAAAATCCCTAAGAAAAATATCCCCATTGCACCCGCAATCGGATTATTATCTATCCCCGTTATCCAAGGAGAGACTTTCCCTGTATATTGCAACACTTGACCGACATTAAGAATATAATATCCCCAGACTAAACCAGCATGGATGCCGATACAGATTCCCAACCGTTGAGAGCCAGAACGTTTTGCCCAAACTAACGTCAATCCCAATAAAATTAAAGCAGGAAAAGTTGGAAAAGTCCGAATAATTTCTTCGATAGGTTTGAGAAAGTGTAGCAGCGCAAAAATCAATGCATTTGCCCAGAGAACGGTATTGGGAGCATAATCTCGCTCTAACTCATCCAAAAACCATCCTCGAAATAATAATTCTTCAGCTAAACCAATTCCCAAAGCACTTACTAAACCTTCAGCCACAATCCTCAATAAGAATGCTGAAGGAGGTTTAAAAATAACCCAGCCGAGAATGGCTTCTAAAACAAATAAACCTAGCGTAAATAATAAACCAATACTCAAACCATTGAGGAGATCGATACCATTTTGTCTCGTCCCAACTAACCCGTAACGTTTCAGCCAATGGGAGTCTTGGTAAACTTTTTGACTCCAGAAGCGAAGCAAAATTATAAATGCAATAAACATCAACCCCATCGTCAGAATTTTGGCTAAATTGGGGTCGCTTTTTAGGAGACTATAAATAGGAATCGCTAAAGGAAGCCAGATTGACAGCAAGGCTAAGATAAAAACCCCCAGCCTTGCTGGTGCTGGGTAAGAGATAATACGAGTTAAGTTAAAAGTCAAGATTGAATAAAATTTACTGGTTTTTGCTTGATTTAAAAAGAAAGAGTCTCGAACAGCGTTGTAGGTGCGATCGCTGTTCGCTGTTAGCCGACTCTAGATTGGCTTTACTCATCTGGTTCGATAGTACTGCTCAAGCCATGATTTTTCAACGTCTCGCAATAGAACTCGGCGGGTTCCAATGCACAGGTAATGACCAAGGCAACGCCATTGGTATGCGCTTCCATCATAATATTGACAGCTTGAGGCTGGGTCATTCCTGCCACTGTCTTCATGAGGGTTTGTACGACATACTCCATCGTATTGAAATCATCATTGTGGAGTAGGACGCGATAGCGAGGAGCTGGTTTACGAACTGTTGAGGTAGAACGCTTTTCCAGAACTTCGGTAGACACAGTTTTCCTCCGTTGATTAGTTCAGTTACTCTTTGAAGTTCTTAACTCATATAGAAAATGTTAAATCATTCTTTACGATCGTGAAAAGTTAGATAGCGATCGCTTGGTAAGGTTACCAATTTGCGATCGCCATACTTCGTTAAGCTATTTCCAATCCCTAATGCCGCTTAAGAACAGAAAAGATCGGTTGCGGATCGGGCTTGATTTCTACTGCACCTGCATGACCGTTACCATTAGGACTGGGATTAAGGGGCGAATTGCCGTGATAGGCATCGATTAACAGTTTCCTGAGATCGTTAATCAGCGGATAGCGCGGGTTAGATCCGGTACACTGATCGTCAAAAGCGCGATCTGCGAGTTCGTCTAGCTTGGCATAAAATTCCGTTTCGCTTTCGTGGATGACATCTTTGATGGCTGCCGGAATCTCTAACTCGCGCTTAAGATCTTCTACCGCTTCGATCAAGCGATCGATCTTTTCTTCTTCAGTATTGCCTCCCAATCCCAAATAATTAGCAATGCGAGCATAGCGCCACATGGCATTAGGATATTTATATTGAGAAAAAGTGGCTTGCTTAAATGGTGCATCCGTGGCGTTGTAGCGGATGACGTAGGAAATCATCAGTGCATTTGCCAACCCGTGGGGGATGTGAAACATTCCCCCCAACTGGTGCGCCATTGAGTGACAAATTCCTAAAAATCCATTGGCAAACGCCATCCCTGCCATCGTTGCCGCATAGTGAACCTTCTCCCGCGCCTTGGGATCGCTTGCCCCATTTTTATAGGCACTGGGAAGATATTTAAAGAGCAAGCGAATCGCTTCTAAAGCAAGACCATTGGTATATTCTGAAGCCAATACCGAGACAAACGCTTCTAGTGCATGAGTGAGTGCGTCGATACCCCCATAAGCCGTTAGTTTTTTGGGCATACCTAACACCAACTCCGGATCGACGATCGCCATCGTTGGCGTTAAGGCATAATCGGCTAAAGGATACTTGATATTATTGTGGCGATCGCTCACGACAGCAAAGGGAGTTACTTCCGAACCCGTTCCCGATGTAGTAGGAACGGCAACCAGAATTGCTTTCTCTCCCAAAGGCGGCAACTCGTACACTCGCTTGCGGATATCCATAAACCGCATGGCAAGTCCTTCAAATTCGATCTCTGGATGTTCGTACAGCAGCCACATAATCTTTGCCGCATCCATGGGAGAACCGCCGCCCATGGCGATAATTACGTCGGGATTGAACGTATTTATTAGTTCTAATCCTCGACGAACGGTATTGAGAGAGGGATCGGGTTCGACATCGTAAAATATGTCATAGCGCAACCC
It includes:
- the clpS gene encoding ATP-dependent Clp protease adapter ClpS, with the translated sequence MSTEVLEKRSTSTVRKPAPRYRVLLHNDDFNTMEYVVQTLMKTVAGMTQPQAVNIMMEAHTNGVALVITCALEPAEFYCETLKNHGLSSTIEPDE
- a CDS encoding CPBP family intramembrane glutamic endopeptidase translates to MTFNLTRIISYPAPARLGVFILALLSIWLPLAIPIYSLLKSDPNLAKILTMGLMFIAFIILLRFWSQKVYQDSHWLKRYGLVGTRQNGIDLLNGLSIGLLFTLGLFVLEAILGWVIFKPPSAFLLRIVAEGLVSALGIGLAEELLFRGWFLDELERDYAPNTVLWANALIFALLHFLKPIEEIIRTFPTFPALILLGLTLVWAKRSGSQRLGICIGIHAGLVWGYYILNVGQVLQYTGKVSPWITGIDNNPIAGAMGIFFLGILAVWMRRRAVISGKTKPPVDT